Proteins encoded in a region of the Vitis riparia cultivar Riparia Gloire de Montpellier isolate 1030 chromosome 7, EGFV_Vit.rip_1.0, whole genome shotgun sequence genome:
- the LOC117918696 gene encoding uncharacterized protein LOC117918696 isoform X2, which translates to MALCSFSTTATPSYLSSIHNLFKPRPSPLLSLSNPAFISTQNPRISSLQELRLARCSAAKQPSEAPSKKKRKTKRGGGGGGGGGVGGGSSRGLAVKDVEIEDGLSGSESNSVPYQPLRLPKPPAGFILDDHGRVVMVSPKRIATIVDSTNNFPLECVIRRVFRSSQGRECMLLCPVDTPVQILKSTNFDGWSAVSDEEVEVILPAAAYALAKIHMHLVHSGFCYTARGGFCYSEDNIFDFRTDDGQDIDGLPNEGVEITCFHLDGSHYMIYTPSDPLLFVAVKGQNGLLQIADDELLDDPAIISAIDEETEFNALVEEEAALLESLLGER; encoded by the exons ATGGCCCTCTGTTCGTTCTCCACCACTGCCACACCCTCATACCTCTCCTCCATTCACAACCTCTTCAAACCTCGTCCATCTCCTTTGCTCTCACTATCAAACCCCGCCTTTATCTCCACTCAAAACCCTAGAATTTCATCATTACAAGAGCTCCGTCTTGCGCGCTGCAGCGCTGCGAAACAGCCCAGCGAAGCGCCCAgtaagaagaaaaggaagactAAGcgcggtggtggtggtggtggtggtggtggtgttggTGGTGGTAGTTCGAGGGGTTTGGCAGTGAAGGATGTGGAAATTGAAGATGGGTTATCGGGTTCGGAATCGAATTCAGTGCCGTACCAGCCTCTGCGGCTGCCGAAGCCGCCGGCGGGCTTCATCTTGGATGATCATGGGAGGGTTGTGATGGTTTCGCCTAAGAGAATTGCTACCATT GTTGATTCTACCAATAATTTTCCGTTAGAGTGTGTTATAAGGAGAGTATTCAGAAGTTCACAGGGGCGTGAGTGTATGCTCCTGTGCCCAGTTGATAC GCCTGTACAGATCTTGAAGAGTACAAATTTTGATGGATGGTCAGCT GTTAGTGATGAAGAGGTAGAAGTTATCCTTCCTGCCGCTGCTTATGCTCTTGCCAAGATACACATGCATCTGGTACATAGCGG ATTTTGTTATACAGCAAGGGGAGGATTTTGCTACTCAGAAGATAACATATTTGATTTTCGCACAG ATGATGGTCAAGATATAGATGGCTTGCCAAATGAAGGTGTAGAAATTACTTGCTTCCACCTG GATGGTTCACATTACATGATTTATACACCCTCTGATCCACTCCTTTTTGTTGCTGTAAAG GGTCAGAATGGGCTATTACAAATTGCAGACGAT GAACTTTTGGATGACCCAGCCATCATAAGCGCCATAGACGAGGAAACTGAATTCAATGCCCTGGTG GAGGAAGAAGCTGCTCTTCTTGAATCTCTTCTGGGGGAAAGATAA
- the LOC117918696 gene encoding uncharacterized protein LOC117918696 isoform X1, whose protein sequence is MALCSFSTTATPSYLSSIHNLFKPRPSPLLSLSNPAFISTQNPRISSLQELRLARCSAAKQPSEAPSKKKRKTKRGGGGGGGGGVGGGSSRGLAVKDVEIEDGLSGSESNSVPYQPLRLPKPPAGFILDDHGRVVMVSPKRIATIPVSLQVDSTNNFPLECVIRRVFRSSQGRECMLLCPVDTPVQILKSTNFDGWSAVSDEEVEVILPAAAYALAKIHMHLVHSGFCYTARGGFCYSEDNIFDFRTDDGQDIDGLPNEGVEITCFHLDGSHYMIYTPSDPLLFVAVKGQNGLLQIADDELLDDPAIISAIDEETEFNALVEEEAALLESLLGER, encoded by the exons ATGGCCCTCTGTTCGTTCTCCACCACTGCCACACCCTCATACCTCTCCTCCATTCACAACCTCTTCAAACCTCGTCCATCTCCTTTGCTCTCACTATCAAACCCCGCCTTTATCTCCACTCAAAACCCTAGAATTTCATCATTACAAGAGCTCCGTCTTGCGCGCTGCAGCGCTGCGAAACAGCCCAGCGAAGCGCCCAgtaagaagaaaaggaagactAAGcgcggtggtggtggtggtggtggtggtggtgttggTGGTGGTAGTTCGAGGGGTTTGGCAGTGAAGGATGTGGAAATTGAAGATGGGTTATCGGGTTCGGAATCGAATTCAGTGCCGTACCAGCCTCTGCGGCTGCCGAAGCCGCCGGCGGGCTTCATCTTGGATGATCATGGGAGGGTTGTGATGGTTTCGCCTAAGAGAATTGCTACCATT CCTGTGTCTTTGCAGGTTGATTCTACCAATAATTTTCCGTTAGAGTGTGTTATAAGGAGAGTATTCAGAAGTTCACAGGGGCGTGAGTGTATGCTCCTGTGCCCAGTTGATAC GCCTGTACAGATCTTGAAGAGTACAAATTTTGATGGATGGTCAGCT GTTAGTGATGAAGAGGTAGAAGTTATCCTTCCTGCCGCTGCTTATGCTCTTGCCAAGATACACATGCATCTGGTACATAGCGG ATTTTGTTATACAGCAAGGGGAGGATTTTGCTACTCAGAAGATAACATATTTGATTTTCGCACAG ATGATGGTCAAGATATAGATGGCTTGCCAAATGAAGGTGTAGAAATTACTTGCTTCCACCTG GATGGTTCACATTACATGATTTATACACCCTCTGATCCACTCCTTTTTGTTGCTGTAAAG GGTCAGAATGGGCTATTACAAATTGCAGACGAT GAACTTTTGGATGACCCAGCCATCATAAGCGCCATAGACGAGGAAACTGAATTCAATGCCCTGGTG GAGGAAGAAGCTGCTCTTCTTGAATCTCTTCTGGGGGAAAGATAA